GCCTGTTCAGAATATGTTAGCAACGACCTCGCATTCCGTATGGAACTTTGCAGAAATCTCTGTGCCTCATCTATATGCGGGATGGAATATTCTTTGTCAACTAACAGTCGATCTCGAAATCGAATCAGCAAGTAGCCAATCAAGAGTACAATTATCGTCGCTAATATAGGTCCAAGGACCACATTGGTTTCTAACTGGACCGTCACATCGGCATAGTTGACGAAGAACAGCGTTGAAACGACACAGATGACAAAAAGCGGCCCCAGAGAGACAAACTTCTGCACCAGTAATAACGCTGAAAGACGATGATATGCTGTATTTGTTATTTGATGGAATAGATATACTTTCGCCGCCTCCCCGCCCAGTTTTGAGGATGGTGTAACGCTTTCAACGAACCCACTGGCGAGATTTACAATCGCTATGTCTCTGTATCGAATACTTTTCCCCGATCGCTTGAACAAATACCCCCACTGGTAAGCAAGCCCGGCGATAGTTATAATCTGTAGTCCTAACAGAATAAGTAGCTCATACCAGGCTAACATTTGCGCAGTTTCCACGATCTCTGCCCATCCAGCAATGAGTATTCCTCCAACCAAAATCGCCGCACCAACAACCCACAGAACTGCTTTTTGCCTCATACTTGCAGCATCAGGGATTGATCAAACGTCGGCATCAGGTGTGTAACAGAATCGACTGTCGCCTCAGTCGTAGAAATGGAATCATATGTTTCCTCAAATATTGATCGGGGTTGCCTCACAATGACTTTACTTGGAGCGTCTGATGTTGATTGGTACGCTGAAACAATTTGATCCTTTGGTCGGGCTTGGAGCGCTAGTACGGCAACATCACAAACCTCAGAAACAATTGATCCGTCTCCTACGACTTTTGTACCGTCCCCTTCGTATAGTTTAACGTTATCGCCAACTCCGACCCGATTTAAATTCTGCTGCGCCTCTGTAAGGACTGCTGAATCCTTATCAATTGCATGAATAGTTGCATCAGTGTATTTTGCAAGCAATCCAGCAGTAAACGGCATTGCCCCACACCCCACGTTCAGAATATTATCTGCTTCATCGAGCGCTCCAAGCGATACCTCTTGTGAAACAACCGGCCGATACGAATGCATGTAGACTGAAAATACCGCTGGAAGTTCGGTGCATGATTTCTCCAACTTCGCAACTGTCTTTTGAACTGCGCTCACTTTAGGTATGCCTAAAAACAGTAGCTTATATAATACTTTGGAAAAGCCTATACCGATTATACGTGTATTAAGAGCCGGCTGCTACAGCTCTTTCTCAGAGACTAAGTGTGCAATAAATACGAAGCGTCTATGAGAGAAAAGCCGAGAACAGCTAACAATGGAAACATATCATCATGTCTTTGCCGCCGATTCGAGAAGCTTAGATCAACTTGAGGATGACTCTGTTGAACTCGTTGTTACCTCTCCTCCGTACCCAATGATCGAGATGTGGGACGATCTCTTTGGCAGCCTCAACTCCGATATTGAATCACATTTAGAGAACTCTCAAGGACAGGCTGCATTTGAAGCAATGCATACCGAATTGGACAAGGTCTGGGAAGAATTAAGCCGCGTACTGGTTGACGGAGGAATTGCATGTATCAACATCGGCGATGCCACACGAAAGGTCGATAACAGCTTTCGGGTCTACCAAAATCACTCCCGAATAATTGATGCGTTCGAAGCGTATGGATTCGAGCCACTTCCCGAAATTTTGTGGCGAAAACCCGTCAACTCCGGAGCAAAGTTCATGGGCAGTGGAATGATCCCGCCAAATGCCTATGTTACACTCGAGCATGAGTATATCTTGATCTTTAGAAACGGCAAGCAACGACGAACGTTTCAATCTGAATCAGAGCGCCGATACAATTCTGCATATTTCTGGGAGGAGCGTAATAACTGGTTTTCAGATGTATGGACGGATATCAAAGGAGAAATACAACAGTTAGAGCATGATGAGCTACGAAACCGATCTGCAGCGTATCCATTTGAGATTCCATATCGCCTAATAAATATGTACAGCGTCTATGGTGATACAGTGCTGGATCCGTTCTGGGGAACTGGAACGACTTCGCTTGCTGCGATCATTGCTGGAAGAAACTCGGTCGGCTTTGAGATTGAGAACGAATTTATCCAAGTATTTGCAGACCGAATAGAAAAAATTCCAGCCTTTTCAAAAAACGTCGTTGAAACCCGCCTTGAGAACCACCGAGAATTTGTTCAGGAAAAACATCGTTCTGGTGACGACCTCAAGTATGAAGCAGAACACTACAACTTTCCAGTTACCACAAAGCAAGAACAACCTATTCAGTTTTATACCGTTGCAGATATCGATGACACCGATGATAGATACCAAGTTAGCTATCAGCCAGTAAGAGAGTCCTAATACGCCAGATATTTTATTCTAATAACAGATTTATCATAGACTTTTTTGCTCTCGCTATTGCTATTCATTTATACAACTTTTGAGACACAAATTGCAATCAATGAGCGTAAGTTACTGCCAATCGATACTAAAAATTGTCTACTATGTCTGCTAATGTAGCGCTCCGGTGGTGGAAGTGAAGACGTGGAAAATTGTCACACTTGTTACGGGATGGCAGGTTGCGGCAAGCCTTATTTACTATGCCGTTTTTGCTGCTACGCCATTCTTCCGTGCTGAGTTAGAAGTCTCTCGATTTCTCGTTGGTGTTGTCATTACTGCAGTTACACTTGGATATGCAATCTCACTTCTACCAATTGGTGCATTGACCGATAAATTTGGAGAACGGCGTATCCTTACCTGGGGTTTACTCGGTATTTCAGTCGCAGCCGTCGGCGTTGCTGTTTCGTGGTCTTATATCACACTTCTTGTTGCAGTGTTCTTTGTCGGAGCACTGTATGGAACGGCGATGCCAGGAACAAATAAAGCGATCTTCAATAAAGTTCCAAGCAATCGGCTTAACTTCGCGATGGGAGTGAAGCAAGTTGGCGTTACCGCTGGAAGTGGTATCAGCGCAGTGCTCGTGACGTGGATTGCTGGTATCTTGTTCTGGGAGGCTGGATTTTACCTTGCTGCTGGATTTGCAGTTGCGATAGCTATCCTCTTTTTCGTCCTGTATCCTCCCGTTGAAGGCACATCAGAGGCAACTTATCCGGACTTTCGTAGACTCTCTCAGAATCGTCCATACCGATCGCTTGTTATTGCTGGGTTCTTTCTTGGCGCAGCGATCTTCACGACGACAGCATATACCGTCTTGTATATGGAAGAGTCAATAGGCACTTCCGTTGCAATTGGTGGCGCTGTGCTTGCCCTTGTCCAAGTGACTGGTAGCCTTGGACGTGTTATCTCTGGGTGGATCTGTGACCGGCTCCCTGGATCTCAGCGCCGACGGACAGCTGGTGTACTACTTGCACAAACCACGGCTGGTACTGTGACATTTATCGCTGTCATGCTTGCTGGATCTGAACTACTTGCAGCAATTAGCTTTGCTGTGTTGGGCTTCTTTGTTCTTGGTAATACAGGCGTCTACTATTCCTGCCTCGGCTCGCTAGTCTCCTCTGATGAGGTAGGAGGCGCGACTGGAGGTGGGCAATTGGCAATTACATCTGGTGGACTGTTTGTTCCGCCGCTGTTTGGCCTTGCTGCTGATACTGTTGGATACTGGGCAAGTTGGACTCTACTAGCTCTCCTCGTAGGTCTTGCAGGTATCTTCATTATCCGTGTCTTTCGCACTCCGGCACCCAATGAGAAATCTGATAAAATGCGCTCAATCGACAGCAATTAGAGCCCGTTGCTCTGCCCGTCGCTTGCACTGTTATACCAGTGTTCTCTGATTTTAACTGTTAGTCAAAAGTGCCTACATTTTGTATTGATGAAACTATTATCAGTTACAAAAAACACACTTATGTGTGGGAACAAAATCGGAGCTTGATGGGTAAGATGCCGCTTATTGATGGTAATATTGATCTTCGTTTTACACAAAACGAAATTACCGGAGCGATAGGAGATTCGGTTACGGTTCTCCCACTTGTCGTTGCAGTTGCTATATTGACTGACTTATCGCTCACGATGATGCTTCTATGGTTTGGTATCTTCCAAATCGTCTGGGGACTCTACTATGGCGTCCCAATCTCTGTCGAACCCATGAAGGCGTTAGCAGCACTTATTCTGGCAGGAACGATCACAACTGAAGAGTTTCTTCTTGCCGGGTTGCTCCTTGGTGGGATACTCATAGTCATGGGTAAAACTGGAACGCTTGCTCGTGTTGGAGAGTATATCGGAAATCCGGTCGTGCGCGGAATTCAACTCGGTGTTGGGCTTGTGCTTTTAGAAACCGGGCTACAACTTAGTGCTGGTGACGTTCAGTTAGCAGTTATTGCAGCAGGAGTTGCTGTAGGAATTATCGCTCTTGGCTATTGGAACTTGACGGCTATTATTGTGTTACTCTTTGGAGGAATTGTTGCAGGCTATCAGGTAGGATTCTCGATGCCAACAAGTCCTGATTTCAGCGGACTCTTTCTTGTTAGTGGAGCCAGTCTTAACTTCTCAACACTTGAGGCGACGGCTATTCAATTAGCAATGACTGTGGGTAATGCAGCACTTGCTGCATCAGTGCTCTTGTATGATTATTTTGATCGAAA
This portion of the Salinarchaeum sp. IM2453 genome encodes:
- a CDS encoding lysylphosphatidylglycerol synthase transmembrane domain-containing protein; translated protein: MRQKAVLWVVGAAILVGGILIAGWAEIVETAQMLAWYELLILLGLQIITIAGLAYQWGYLFKRSGKSIRYRDIAIVNLASGFVESVTPSSKLGGEAAKVYLFHQITNTAYHRLSALLLVQKFVSLGPLFVICVVSTLFFVNYADVTVQLETNVVLGPILATIIVLLIGYLLIRFRDRLLVDKEYSIPHIDEAQRFLQSSIRNARSLLTYSEQAWMLSVSTGVWALYPFKVYLAAQFLSLELSLFIAVVGTFLAYGVSLLPVSPGGLGTFEATLASVCVIGGLTFSEGMAVALVTRVATFWFPLALSAGATVWLFVSDEQISPEETRVDSWFQ
- a CDS encoding site-specific DNA-methyltransferase; translated protein: METYHHVFAADSRSLDQLEDDSVELVVTSPPYPMIEMWDDLFGSLNSDIESHLENSQGQAAFEAMHTELDKVWEELSRVLVDGGIACINIGDATRKVDNSFRVYQNHSRIIDAFEAYGFEPLPEILWRKPVNSGAKFMGSGMIPPNAYVTLEHEYILIFRNGKQRRTFQSESERRYNSAYFWEERNNWFSDVWTDIKGEIQQLEHDELRNRSAAYPFEIPYRLINMYSVYGDTVLDPFWGTGTTSLAAIIAGRNSVGFEIENEFIQVFADRIEKIPAFSKNVVETRLENHREFVQEKHRSGDDLKYEAEHYNFPVTTKQEQPIQFYTVADIDDTDDRYQVSYQPVRES
- a CDS encoding putative sulfate/molybdate transporter, with protein sequence MGKMPLIDGNIDLRFTQNEITGAIGDSVTVLPLVVAVAILTDLSLTMMLLWFGIFQIVWGLYYGVPISVEPMKALAALILAGTITTEEFLLAGLLLGGILIVMGKTGTLARVGEYIGNPVVRGIQLGVGLVLLETGLQLSAGDVQLAVIAAGVAVGIIALGYWNLTAIIVLLFGGIVAGYQVGFSMPTSPDFSGLFLVSGASLNFSTLEATAIQLAMTVGNAALAASVLLYDYFDRNISADDLSHSMGVMNLTAIPFGALPMCHGSGGIAGKYAFGARTAGANIFLGIGYVLVALLGAGLVAAYPLAMLGVILVLIAAQLGKTSIQKAQNYPLVIGIGAIGVLINLGAAFVLGTLAYLIFQRYKRV
- a CDS encoding methyltransferase; translated protein: MSAVQKTVAKLEKSCTELPAVFSVYMHSYRPVVSQEVSLGALDEADNILNVGCGAMPFTAGLLAKYTDATIHAIDKDSAVLTEAQQNLNRVGVGDNVKLYEGDGTKVVGDGSIVSEVCDVAVLALQARPKDQIVSAYQSTSDAPSKVIVRQPRSIFEETYDSISTTEATVDSVTHLMPTFDQSLMLQV
- a CDS encoding MFS transporter — translated: MEVKTWKIVTLVTGWQVAASLIYYAVFAATPFFRAELEVSRFLVGVVITAVTLGYAISLLPIGALTDKFGERRILTWGLLGISVAAVGVAVSWSYITLLVAVFFVGALYGTAMPGTNKAIFNKVPSNRLNFAMGVKQVGVTAGSGISAVLVTWIAGILFWEAGFYLAAGFAVAIAILFFVLYPPVEGTSEATYPDFRRLSQNRPYRSLVIAGFFLGAAIFTTTAYTVLYMEESIGTSVAIGGAVLALVQVTGSLGRVISGWICDRLPGSQRRRTAGVLLAQTTAGTVTFIAVMLAGSELLAAISFAVLGFFVLGNTGVYYSCLGSLVSSDEVGGATGGGQLAITSGGLFVPPLFGLAADTVGYWASWTLLALLVGLAGIFIIRVFRTPAPNEKSDKMRSIDSN